One window from the genome of Streptomyces cadmiisoli encodes:
- a CDS encoding pyridoxamine 5'-phosphate oxidase family protein: protein MSDESVREITMTVPDSRPGALGPRQSVALGSAEALRLLAGVSVGRIVFTRRALPTVRPVNHVMDGGAIVIRTHEGGALTLHARDAGATGVVVAYEADSIDPDTHLGWSVVVTGYASLVTDAEELARYRSMLHPWVQQTMDYAVRIRPGLVTGIRLTVPDGTV from the coding sequence ATGAGCGACGAATCCGTACGAGAGATCACCATGACCGTTCCGGACAGCCGGCCCGGCGCCCTCGGCCCGCGGCAGAGCGTGGCGCTCGGCAGCGCCGAGGCGCTGCGGCTGCTGGCCGGCGTGTCCGTGGGCAGGATCGTCTTCACCCGGCGGGCCCTGCCGACGGTACGCCCGGTCAACCACGTGATGGACGGCGGCGCCATCGTCATCCGCACCCATGAGGGCGGCGCGCTCACCCTGCACGCCCGTGACGCCGGCGCCACGGGGGTGGTGGTCGCCTATGAGGCGGACTCCATCGACCCGGACACCCACCTCGGCTGGAGCGTCGTGGTCACCGGCTACGCCAGCCTGGTGACCGACGCCGAGGAGCTGGCCCGCTACCGGTCGATGCTGCACCCGTGGGTGCAGCAGACCATGGACTACGCGGTCCGTATCCGCCCCGGCCTGGTCACCGGCATCCGGCTCACCGTGCCGGACGGCACGGTGTGA
- a CDS encoding phosphoketolase family protein has protein sequence MSVDTRQAPAELTDEELRALDAHWRAANYLAVGQIYLMANPLLTEPLRPEHIKPRLLGHWGTSPGLNLVHTHLNRVIKSRGLDALCVWGPGHGGPAVLANSWLEGSYTETYPDITRDAAGMARLFRQFSFPGGVPSHVAPETPGSIHEGGELGYSLSHAYGAALDNPGLLVTCVVGDGEAETGPLATSWHSNKFLDPVHDGAVLPVLHLNGYKIANPTVLARLPRTELDDLLRGYGHDPIHVAGDDPAAVHRAMAGAMDTALDRIAAVQRAAREDGATERPRWPLIVLRTPKGWTGPAEVDGLPVEGTWRSHQVPLAGVRDNPDHLRRLEEWLRSYRPEELFDEQGSPRPQVLACVPAGPRRLGATPHANGGLLLRELPLPELERYAVPVDKPGATMHEPTRVLGELLEHVMRETAGRRDFRLVGPDETASNRLDAVYAASGKAWQAETLDVDEHLDRHGRVMEILSEHTCQGWLEGYLLTGRHGLFSCYEAFVHIVDSMVNQHVKWLRVTRRLPWRAPIASLNYLLTSHVWRQDHNGFSHQDPGFVDHILNKSPEAVRVYLPPDANTLLSVADHALRSRDYVNVVVAGKQPCFDWLSMDQARVHCARGAGIWDWAGTEDGTREPDVVLACAGDVPTQEVLAAAQLLRRHLPGLAVRVVNVVDIARLMPSEEHPHGMTDFEYDGLFTPDKPVIFAYHGYPWLIHRLAYRRDGHRNLHVRGYKEIGTTTTPFDMVVRNDLDRYRLVMDVIDRVPGLAVRAAAVRQRMEDARLRHHDWIRAHGTDLPEVADWSWND, from the coding sequence ATGTCCGTCGACACGCGACAGGCGCCCGCCGAGCTCACCGACGAGGAGCTGCGGGCTCTGGACGCCCACTGGCGCGCCGCGAACTACCTGGCCGTGGGCCAGATCTACCTGATGGCCAACCCGCTGCTCACCGAGCCGCTGCGCCCGGAGCACATCAAACCGCGTCTGCTCGGGCACTGGGGCACCTCCCCGGGCCTGAACCTGGTGCACACCCATCTCAACCGGGTGATCAAGTCCCGCGGTCTCGACGCCCTGTGCGTCTGGGGTCCCGGGCACGGCGGGCCCGCCGTGCTGGCCAACAGCTGGCTGGAGGGCTCGTACACCGAGACCTACCCGGACATCACGCGGGACGCGGCGGGGATGGCGCGGCTGTTCCGGCAGTTCTCGTTCCCGGGCGGAGTGCCCAGCCATGTCGCGCCGGAGACGCCGGGCTCCATCCACGAGGGCGGCGAACTGGGCTACTCCCTGTCGCACGCCTACGGCGCCGCGCTGGACAACCCGGGCCTCCTGGTGACCTGTGTCGTAGGGGACGGCGAGGCCGAGACCGGCCCGCTGGCGACCTCCTGGCACTCCAACAAGTTCCTCGACCCGGTCCACGACGGCGCCGTGCTGCCGGTCCTCCACCTCAACGGTTACAAGATCGCCAACCCCACCGTGCTGGCCCGGCTGCCGCGGACCGAGCTCGACGACCTGCTCCGGGGGTACGGCCACGACCCGATCCACGTCGCCGGCGACGACCCGGCCGCCGTGCACCGCGCCATGGCGGGTGCCATGGACACCGCGCTGGACCGGATCGCCGCCGTCCAGCGTGCCGCCCGCGAGGACGGCGCCACCGAACGTCCTCGCTGGCCGTTGATCGTGCTGCGAACGCCGAAGGGCTGGACCGGCCCGGCGGAGGTCGACGGGCTGCCGGTGGAGGGCACCTGGCGCTCCCACCAGGTCCCGCTGGCGGGTGTGCGTGACAACCCCGACCACTTGCGGCGGCTGGAGGAGTGGCTGCGCTCGTACCGGCCGGAGGAACTGTTCGACGAGCAGGGCAGCCCCCGGCCGCAGGTCCTCGCCTGCGTCCCGGCGGGTCCGCGCAGGCTGGGCGCCACCCCGCACGCCAACGGCGGTCTCCTGCTGCGCGAACTGCCCCTGCCGGAGCTGGAGCGGTACGCCGTCCCGGTCGACAAGCCCGGCGCGACGATGCACGAACCGACCCGGGTGCTCGGGGAGTTGCTGGAACACGTCATGCGGGAGACCGCGGGGCGCCGCGACTTCCGCCTCGTCGGTCCGGACGAGACGGCCTCCAACCGGCTCGACGCCGTCTACGCCGCGAGCGGCAAGGCCTGGCAGGCCGAGACCCTGGACGTGGACGAGCACCTCGACCGGCACGGCCGGGTCATGGAGATCCTGTCCGAACACACCTGCCAGGGCTGGCTGGAGGGCTACCTCCTGACCGGCCGGCACGGGCTGTTCTCCTGCTACGAGGCCTTCGTGCACATCGTCGACTCGATGGTCAACCAGCACGTCAAGTGGCTGCGTGTGACCCGCCGGCTGCCCTGGCGCGCCCCCATCGCCTCCCTCAACTACCTCCTCACGTCCCATGTGTGGCGGCAGGACCACAACGGCTTCTCCCACCAGGACCCCGGCTTCGTCGACCACATCCTCAACAAGAGCCCCGAGGCGGTGCGGGTCTATCTGCCGCCGGACGCCAACACCCTGCTCTCCGTGGCCGACCACGCGCTGCGCAGCCGCGACTACGTGAACGTGGTGGTCGCGGGCAAACAGCCCTGCTTCGACTGGCTGTCGATGGACCAGGCCCGGGTGCACTGCGCGCGCGGCGCCGGCATCTGGGACTGGGCCGGCACCGAGGACGGCACCCGGGAGCCGGACGTGGTGCTGGCCTGCGCGGGCGACGTCCCCACCCAGGAGGTGCTGGCCGCCGCCCAGCTCCTGCGCCGCCATCTGCCGGGGCTCGCCGTCCGGGTCGTGAACGTGGTCGACATCGCGCGGCTGATGCCGAGCGAGGAACACCCGCACGGGATGACCGACTTCGAGTACGACGGGCTGTTCACCCCGGACAAGCCGGTCATCTTCGCCTACCACGGCTACCCCTGGCTGATCCATCGCCTGGCCTACCGGCGCGACGGACACCGCAACCTGCATGTCCGGGGCTACAAGGAGATCGGCACCACCACCACGCCGTTCGACATGGTCGTGCGCAACGACCTCGACCGCTACCGCCTGGTCATGGACGTCATCGACCGGGTCCCCGGCCTCGCGGTGCGCGCCGCCGCCGTACGCCAGCGCATGGAGGACGCCCGCCTGCGGCACCACGACTGGATCCGTGCCCACGGAACCGACCTGCCCGAGGTGGCCGACTGGTCCTGGAACGACTGA
- a CDS encoding STAS domain-containing protein, which yields MSGTRIRAVPGLTEQDVGDATVVVLSGEMDILTTLRDRVRLDALTAGPCPDLVLDLRAVSFIDCSGLGMLCRTANRVGARHGRLRLVTDDPYFLRLLRLSGLSGAFELCTGLPGTPL from the coding sequence GTGTCTGGAACCCGGATCAGGGCCGTACCCGGCCTCACGGAACAGGACGTCGGCGATGCGACGGTCGTGGTGCTGAGCGGCGAGATGGACATCCTCACGACGCTCCGCGACCGCGTCCGCCTGGACGCGCTGACCGCGGGCCCCTGCCCCGATCTGGTGCTGGACCTGCGCGCGGTGTCGTTCATCGACTGCAGCGGCCTGGGCATGCTGTGCCGGACCGCGAACCGCGTCGGCGCACGGCACGGCCGGCTGCGACTCGTCACCGACGACCCGTACTTCCTCAGGCTCCTGCGGCTGTCCGGCCTCTCCGGGGCGTTCGAACTCTGCACCGGCCTCCCCGGCACACCGCTCTGA
- a CDS encoding universal stress protein — protein sequence MTGPVVVGIDGSSTCTSAAWWAAREAAVRQVPLHLVHSWTTQPHGMPGGMEAEGQRRYGQDVLRQTATELLHRYAGLRLTTEMVAAPAAQDLLDRSRDAELLVLGSRAPGSAAGFLLGSTARHVVGLTRCPAVVVRRDDPTVEVGRGPAGAADRDEIVVGVPEPGPAADAVLEFAFTTADARGDVVRAVTAVRRFPGAPDDGDPRAGLAAALAPWQVKFPGVGVVERVAAGPADQVLLTSCARSRLLVVGRRPHPSHVAWELRPTVHAAVRHAPCPVAVVPHG from the coding sequence ATGACCGGGCCCGTCGTCGTCGGCATCGACGGTTCGTCCACCTGCACGTCGGCCGCTTGGTGGGCCGCCCGCGAAGCGGCGGTCCGGCAGGTACCCCTCCACCTGGTCCACTCGTGGACCACGCAGCCGCACGGCATGCCCGGCGGCATGGAAGCCGAGGGGCAGCGCCGGTACGGGCAGGACGTGCTGCGACAGACCGCCACCGAGCTGCTGCACCGCTACGCCGGTCTCCGGCTCACCACCGAAATGGTCGCGGCTCCCGCCGCACAGGACCTGCTGGACCGCAGCCGGGACGCGGAACTGCTGGTGCTCGGGTCCCGCGCACCCGGCTCCGCGGCGGGCTTCCTGCTCGGCTCGACGGCACGGCACGTCGTCGGCCTCACCCGGTGCCCCGCCGTCGTCGTCCGGAGGGACGACCCCACGGTCGAGGTCGGCCGAGGCCCCGCCGGGGCGGCGGACCGCGACGAGATCGTGGTGGGCGTGCCGGAGCCCGGTCCGGCTGCCGACGCCGTGCTGGAGTTCGCCTTCACGACCGCCGACGCACGCGGCGACGTGGTCCGCGCGGTCACGGCCGTGCGCAGGTTCCCCGGGGCGCCCGACGACGGGGACCCTCGCGCCGGACTCGCGGCCGCGCTCGCGCCGTGGCAGGTGAAGTTCCCCGGCGTCGGGGTCGTGGAACGAGTCGCCGCGGGACCGGCCGATCAGGTCCTGCTCACCTCGTGCGCCCGAAGCCGGCTGCTGGTCGTCGGCCGCCGACCGCACCCGTCCCACGTCGCCTGGGAGCTGCGGCCGACCGTGCACGCGGCGGTCCGTCACGCCCCCTGCCCGGTGGCGGTCGTCCCGCACGGCTGA
- a CDS encoding SpoIIE family protein phosphatase, which produces MSRAEQRLAHADRAEEGPSGPSGLMDLLGVAAVLVEADGRIDMWSPQAEELFGYARAEAVGQHAAPLLVHPEHRDMAVRLFAEVMETGRAWAGAFPVRHKDGSTRMVEFRNMRLTDSLGDHYALGLATDRSTLRHVERNVALSTRLVAQAPIGLSVLDTHLRYLAVNPALAGMHGVPEADHLGRSYREVLPGDAFSSVEASMRQVLASGVPLVDQQVVGRTAADPEQDRAWAVSLYRLEDHRGHVLGIANVVVDVTDRYLAAKKADRAQQRLRLVANGSARIGTTLEVGRTAQELADALVPDLADMVAVDLLDSVLKRGRSDLGEGPALFRALAVKTAYPTDAAEAIVPPGRLTTYHADHPAAHCIRTRSPLLLTHLEGSDLYRIAADADAARLLARAGVHSDMAVPLIARGEIIGVMGLARARNPLPFDEDDLALACELASSAALSIDNAVLHQHIRSAAETLQRSLLPQLSPMHPGLEVAARYRPAQAFSEVGGDWYDVIPLDGDRTALTVGDVMGSGIPAATTMGRLRTATSTLADLNLDPARVLTHLDKITHGLDPYLATCVFAVYDPHECRLDVASAGHLPPVLVRAGRPPELLDLPIATPLGVGGVPFEATSLELNPGDQLVLYTDGLVETRHEPIDKRLDDLLGLLSSPQPSAEELCDRLLQELRHPAGHDDVALLIACAQPLDRARGCGTGA; this is translated from the coding sequence ATGAGCCGAGCGGAGCAACGCCTCGCGCATGCGGATCGCGCGGAGGAGGGGCCGTCGGGCCCGAGCGGGTTGATGGACCTGCTGGGCGTCGCCGCGGTGCTGGTGGAGGCCGACGGGCGGATCGACATGTGGAGCCCGCAGGCCGAGGAACTGTTCGGATACGCCCGCGCGGAGGCGGTCGGGCAGCACGCGGCGCCGCTGCTGGTGCACCCCGAGCATCGGGACATGGCGGTCAGGCTGTTCGCCGAGGTGATGGAGACCGGCCGGGCCTGGGCAGGCGCGTTCCCCGTCCGGCACAAGGACGGCAGCACCCGGATGGTCGAATTCCGCAACATGCGGCTGACCGACAGCCTCGGTGACCACTACGCCCTGGGACTGGCCACCGACCGCTCCACCCTGCGGCACGTGGAGCGCAACGTGGCACTGTCGACCCGGCTGGTCGCGCAGGCGCCCATCGGGCTGTCGGTCCTCGACACCCACCTGCGCTACCTGGCCGTCAATCCCGCCCTGGCGGGCATGCACGGCGTGCCCGAGGCCGACCACCTCGGCCGCAGCTACCGGGAGGTCCTGCCCGGTGACGCGTTCTCCAGCGTGGAGGCGTCGATGCGGCAGGTACTCGCCAGCGGCGTCCCCCTGGTGGACCAGCAGGTGGTGGGCCGCACCGCCGCCGACCCGGAGCAGGACCGCGCCTGGGCGGTGTCGCTGTACCGGCTGGAGGATCACCGCGGGCACGTGCTCGGCATCGCCAACGTGGTGGTCGACGTCACCGACCGTTACCTGGCGGCCAAGAAGGCCGACCGGGCTCAGCAGCGTCTGCGGCTGGTGGCCAACGGCTCGGCTCGGATCGGGACCACCCTGGAGGTGGGGCGGACCGCGCAGGAACTGGCCGACGCCCTCGTACCCGACCTCGCGGACATGGTCGCGGTCGACCTGCTGGACTCCGTGCTGAAGAGAGGCCGCTCCGACCTCGGCGAAGGCCCTGCGCTGTTCCGTGCCCTCGCGGTGAAGACCGCCTACCCCACCGACGCCGCCGAAGCGATCGTGCCGCCCGGCCGCCTCACCACGTACCACGCCGACCATCCGGCCGCCCACTGCATCCGCACCCGCAGTCCCCTGCTGCTGACCCACCTGGAGGGCAGCGACCTCTACCGCATCGCCGCCGACGCCGACGCCGCCCGGCTGCTCGCCCGGGCAGGTGTGCACAGCGACATGGCCGTCCCGCTCATCGCCCGCGGCGAGATCATCGGGGTCATGGGCCTGGCCCGGGCCCGCAATCCGCTCCCGTTCGACGAGGACGACCTCGCCCTCGCGTGTGAACTGGCCTCCTCGGCCGCGCTCAGCATCGACAACGCCGTCCTGCACCAGCACATCCGCAGCGCCGCCGAGACCCTTCAGCGCAGCCTGCTCCCGCAGCTCTCGCCCATGCATCCCGGCCTGGAGGTCGCCGCCCGCTACCGGCCCGCCCAGGCCTTCAGCGAGGTCGGCGGCGACTGGTACGACGTGATCCCGCTCGACGGCGACCGGACCGCCCTCACGGTCGGCGACGTCATGGGGAGCGGTATCCCCGCCGCCACCACGATGGGCCGCCTGCGCACCGCCACGTCCACCCTCGCCGACCTCAACCTCGACCCGGCCCGCGTCCTGACCCACCTCGACAAGATCACCCACGGTCTGGACCCGTACCTCGCCACGTGTGTCTTCGCGGTCTACGATCCGCACGAATGCCGCCTGGACGTGGCCTCCGCCGGTCATCTGCCCCCCGTCCTCGTCCGGGCGGGCCGGCCACCCGAACTCCTCGACCTCCCCATCGCGACTCCGCTCGGGGTCGGTGGCGTCCCGTTCGAAGCCACCTCCCTGGAACTGAATCCCGGCGATCAGCTGGTCCTGTACACCGACGGACTCGTCGAAACCCGCCACGAGCCCATCGACAAGCGCCTCGACGACCTCCTGGGCCTGCTGTCGTCGCCGCAGCCCTCCGCGGAGGAGCTGTGCGACCGTCTCCTGCAAGAGCTCCGCCACCCGGCCGGGCACGACGACGTAGCGCTGCTCATCGCCTGTGCTCAGCCACTGGACCGTGCCCGCGGGTGCGGCACGGGGGCGTAG
- a CDS encoding trypsin-like serine peptidase, giving the protein MRRHRTAASILLAVGALFAGGLVNAGAAHAAPADGRSPAIRTASLAEQSKARSFWTAERMRGAAPLDLLLTREAAKSLKTPESDGRSATVVPGAAPAAFPQAGGPWTGGGAVVSTSGRVFFTFQGRTASCSGNAVTSQNASTVITAGHCVKYQGSWHTDWVFVPAYDNGNAPHGQWTATKTLTTPQWEASEDINHDIGAAVVAPLNGRTLTSVVGAQGLQFNGGYNKQMYAFGFPAASPYDGTKLIYCSGNSSRDFLFSQDHSLACNMTGGSSGGPWFTGFDEATGTGLQVSVNSFGYTFLPNRMFGPYFGDVAKALYDKAQVS; this is encoded by the coding sequence GTGAGACGCCATCGCACCGCCGCGAGCATCCTGTTGGCCGTCGGGGCCCTGTTCGCCGGCGGCCTTGTCAACGCCGGTGCCGCCCACGCGGCACCGGCTGACGGGCGATCGCCCGCGATCCGAACCGCCTCGCTCGCCGAACAGAGCAAGGCCCGCTCGTTCTGGACCGCCGAGCGGATGCGCGGCGCCGCGCCGCTCGATCTGCTGCTGACCCGTGAGGCAGCCAAGTCGCTGAAGACCCCCGAGTCCGACGGGCGTTCGGCAACCGTCGTACCCGGCGCCGCCCCGGCCGCCTTCCCGCAGGCGGGCGGCCCGTGGACCGGCGGCGGAGCGGTGGTGTCCACCTCGGGCCGGGTGTTCTTCACCTTCCAGGGACGTACCGCCTCCTGCTCCGGCAACGCCGTCACCAGTCAGAACGCCAGCACCGTCATCACGGCCGGGCACTGTGTGAAGTACCAGGGCAGCTGGCACACCGACTGGGTCTTCGTGCCCGCGTACGACAACGGGAACGCGCCCCACGGCCAGTGGACCGCGACCAAGACGCTGACCACCCCGCAGTGGGAGGCGAGCGAGGACATCAACCACGACATCGGTGCCGCGGTCGTCGCCCCGCTGAACGGACGGACGCTCACGTCGGTCGTCGGCGCGCAGGGCCTCCAGTTCAACGGCGGCTACAACAAGCAGATGTACGCCTTCGGCTTTCCCGCCGCCTCGCCGTACGACGGCACGAAGCTCATCTACTGCAGCGGCAACAGTTCGAGGGACTTCCTCTTCTCGCAGGACCACAGCCTCGCCTGCAACATGACGGGAGGCTCCAGCGGCGGCCCCTGGTTCACCGGTTTCGACGAGGCGACCGGCACCGGTCTGCAGGTCTCCGTGAACAGTTTCGGTTACACGTTCCTGCCGAACCGGATGTTCGGACCGTATTTCGGTGACGTGGCGAAGGCCCTGTACGACAAGGCTCAGGTGTCCTAG
- a CDS encoding MarR family winged helix-turn-helix transcriptional regulator yields the protein MTSHRSSGDDAAAAGAFHLGNDFGIAIGAVFRAYAKATEAAVADIPGGPRGYFVLTAAVQGEANNQRSLAERFGVDRTVMTYLLDDLERAGLVERRPDPADRRSRHIIATPHGAERWTELRGRVELVERHILAGLPEESRAGFQAMLCTLAGHVNAHGPMVDVCRIVADCTLAEEAERAALCDGRRATG from the coding sequence GTGACTTCGCACCGCAGCTCCGGAGACGATGCCGCGGCGGCCGGGGCATTCCATCTGGGGAACGACTTCGGGATCGCCATCGGTGCGGTGTTCCGCGCCTACGCGAAGGCGACGGAGGCGGCGGTCGCCGACATTCCCGGAGGGCCCCGCGGGTACTTCGTGCTCACGGCCGCCGTACAGGGTGAGGCGAACAACCAGCGCTCCCTCGCCGAGCGCTTCGGAGTCGACCGTACGGTCATGACGTACCTGCTGGACGACTTGGAGCGCGCCGGTCTGGTCGAGCGCAGGCCGGATCCCGCCGACCGCCGGAGCCGGCACATCATCGCCACCCCGCACGGCGCGGAGCGCTGGACGGAACTGCGCGGCCGGGTCGAGCTGGTCGAACGGCACATCCTCGCGGGCCTCCCGGAGGAATCGAGGGCGGGCTTCCAGGCCATGCTGTGCACGCTCGCCGGTCATGTGAACGCGCACGGGCCGATGGTGGACGTCTGCCGGATCGTCGCCGACTGCACCCTCGCCGAGGAGGCGGAGCGAGCGGCCCTTTGCGACGGACGGCGCGCCACGGGCTGA
- a CDS encoding LLM class flavin-dependent oxidoreductase, translated as MSDYGHDLLFGSFITPSASGAQQAVELAVTSDRSGLDLVTFQDHPYQASFLDTSTLLAYVAARTENVHISANVTSLPLRPPAVLARAAASLDILSGGRFELGIGAGAFWEGIAAMGGRSLTAAQGVEALREAITVIRDLWDTDTRGGVRHHGQYYQVNGAKRGPRPAHDIAVWVGAYKPRMLALTGSVGDGWLPSMEYLPRGVESLPEMNARIDEAAEGAGRSPSDVRRLMNFMNVQFSPASGGLLNGPAEAWAEQIAALALEHGLSAFIIGGDDRATIERFGAEVAPAARDMVARERGR; from the coding sequence ATGAGCGACTACGGACACGACCTGCTCTTCGGCTCGTTCATCACACCGAGCGCGAGCGGCGCCCAGCAGGCCGTCGAGCTGGCGGTCACCTCGGACCGCTCGGGTCTTGATCTGGTCACCTTTCAGGACCACCCCTACCAGGCCTCGTTCCTGGACACGTCCACGCTCCTCGCCTACGTGGCCGCCCGGACCGAGAACGTCCACATCAGCGCCAATGTGACGAGCCTGCCGCTGCGCCCGCCGGCCGTCCTGGCACGCGCAGCCGCGTCCCTGGACATCCTCTCCGGCGGACGCTTCGAACTGGGCATCGGCGCCGGCGCCTTCTGGGAGGGCATCGCCGCCATGGGAGGCCGCAGCCTGACGGCCGCTCAGGGCGTGGAGGCGCTGCGGGAGGCCATCACCGTGATCCGCGACCTGTGGGACACCGACACTCGGGGCGGCGTGCGCCACCACGGCCAGTACTACCAGGTCAACGGTGCCAAGCGGGGACCGCGTCCCGCCCATGACATCGCCGTGTGGGTCGGTGCGTACAAGCCCAGGATGCTCGCTCTCACCGGCTCCGTCGGCGACGGCTGGCTGCCCTCGATGGAGTACCTGCCGCGGGGGGTGGAGTCGTTGCCGGAGATGAACGCCCGCATCGACGAAGCCGCCGAGGGGGCCGGCCGTTCCCCGTCCGATGTCCGCCGTCTGATGAACTTCATGAACGTCCAGTTCTCGCCCGCATCGGGTGGTCTGCTCAACGGACCCGCCGAGGCGTGGGCGGAGCAGATCGCCGCTCTGGCCCTCGAACACGGCCTCAGCGCCTTCATCATCGGTGGCGACGACCGGGCGACGATCGAGCGGTTCGGTGCCGAGGTGGCCCCCGCCGCGCGTGACATGGTGGCCCGGGAGCGGGGCCGCTGA